A genomic window from Lotus japonicus ecotype B-129 chromosome 1, LjGifu_v1.2 includes:
- the LOC130729631 gene encoding succinate dehydrogenase [ubiquinone] iron-sulfur subunit 2, mitochondrial-like has translation MATLMLKKALSKVPPSPASSPPWRLALLRAHASETQAQQVEPKASETTRMKKFQIYRWNPENPTKPELKEYTINLKDCGPMVLDALIKIKNEVDQTLTFRRSCREGICGSCAMNIDGCNGLACLTEIPSEAKETTVTPLPHMFVIKDLVVDMTNFYQQYKSIEPWLKRKSPPPVPGKEILQSKKDREKLDGMYECILCACCSTSCPSYWWNPESYLGPAALLHANRWISDSRDEYTKERLEAIDDEFKLYRCHTILNCARACPKGLNPGKQIQQIKSAQPKA, from the exons ATGGCGACGTTGATGCTGAAGAAAGCGTTGTCTAAGGTTCCTCCCTCACCGGCATCATCACCGCCATGGAGGCTCGCTCTCCTCCGTGCCCACGCGTCGGAGACCCAAGCCCAGCAGGTGGAACCCAAAGCCAGTGAGACAACCCGGATGAAGAAGTTCCAAATCTACCGATGGAACCCTGAGAATCCGACGAAGCCGGAGCTGAAGGAATACACCATCAACCTCAAGGATTGCGGCCCTATGGTCCTCGACGCTCTCATCAAGATCAAGAATGAGGTCGATCAGACCCTCACCTTCCGCCGTTCCTGCAGGGAAGGCATCTGTGGCTCATGCGCGATGAACATCGACGGTTGCAACGGGCTTGCTTGCCTGACGGAGATTCCGTCGGAGGCGAAGGAGACGACGGTGACGCCGCTGCCTCATATGTTTGTGATTAAGGATTTGGTGGTGGATATGACGAATTTCTATCAGCAGTATAAGAGTATTGAGCCGTGGTTGAAGAGGAAGAGTCCGCCGCCTGTTCCAGGGAAGGAGATTCTGCAGAGCAAGAAGGATCGGGAAAAGTTGGATGGGATGTATGAGTGTATTCTGTGCGCTTGTTGCAGTACTTCTTGCCCTAGTTATTGGTGGAACCCTGAATCTTATCTTGGTCCTGCTGCTTTGCTCCACGCTAATAG GTGGATAAGCGACAGTCGTGATGAGTACACCAAGGAGAGATTGGAGGCCATTGATGATGAGTTCAAGCTCTATCGGTGCCACACCATATTGAACTGTGCTCGTGCCTGCCCAAAGGGGTTGAACCCTGGAAAGCAAATCCAACAGATCAAGTCAGCTCAGCCAAAAGCTTGA
- the LOC130729630 gene encoding protein LOW PHOTOSYNTHETIC EFFICIENCY 1, chloroplastic, with protein sequence MIHTISTLPSQGPVPIGFVLNRRRRLKLGIVFSIPRCTSFSVFPCSRNSGAYGTVIISGHPKFDFRSGFLFGYSELKFDTLLKPIKSQVGDLAPPLGWGLEEEAMGSELVEEHASSDEHLPVNGESESEGVNSSNSEGNGAEECRCKVDVRAVSMSLQAAKTLEDVEEILKDKGEFPLQVYSTMIRWFGKEKRMDTALILFDWMKKRKVESNGDFGPNLFIYNGLLGVVKQTGKFEEIDAILCEMEQDEITYNVVTYNTLMAIYIEKGECDKALNMLEEIQRNGVTPSPVSYSEALLAYRRMQDGYGALRFFVEFREKYRRGEIGRDGDGEDWEKELSKLEKFTIRICYQKMRGWLVSSENLSNNVLKFLVDMDNARVPLPRDELERLAWACTREDHYNVIKELYVRIRVRYDKISLSVCNHVIWLMGKTKKWWAALEIYEDLLDKGPKPNNLSYELMMSHFNFLLSAAQKKGTWRWGIRLLNKMEEKGLKPGSREWNAVLVACSKASETTAAVQIFKRMVENGEKPTVISYGALLSALEKGKLYEEALRVWDHMIKVGIEPNAYAYTIMASIYTAQGNFSRVDAIVREMVAVGIEVTVVTYNAIISGSARNGMSSAAYEWFHRMKVQDIAPNEITYGMLIEALAKDGKPRLAYELYLRAQKEGLELSSKAYDAVVQSAQAYGATIDFGVLGPRPADKKKNVQIRKTFTEFCNLADVPRRSKPFDRREIYHSQTRQRT encoded by the coding sequence ATGATTCACACTATAAGCACTTTACCCTCCCAAGGTCCTGTTCCTATTGGCTTTGTTCTAAATAGGAGAAGAAGGCTGAAACTGGGTATTGTTTTCTCTATTCCTCGCTGTACTAGTTTTAGTGTTTTTCCATGTTCAAGAAATTCAGGTGCTTATGGTACTGTAATCATTTCTGGGCACCCAAAATTTGATTTCAGAAGTGGGTTTTTGTTTGGTTACTCTGAACTCAAATTTGATACCCTTTTGAAGCCAATCAAGAGTCAGGTAGGAGATTTGGCTCCACCATTGGGGTGGggtttggaggaggaagctATGGGGAGTGAATTGGTTGAGGAACATGCTAGTTCTGATGAACATTTACCAGTTAATGGTgagtcagaatcagaaggtGTAAACTCTTCCAATAGTGAGGGAAATGGCGCAGAAGAGTGTCGCTGTAAGGTTGATGTTCGAGCGGTTTCCATGAGCTTGCAGGCTGCTAAGACTTTGGAGGATGTGGAGGAGATTCTTAAGGATAAGGGGGAGTTCCCCCTTCAGGTGTATTCAACCATGATTAGATGGTTTGGTAAAGAAAAGAGAATGGATACGGCGTTGATTCTTTTTGAttggatgaagaagaggaaggtaGAAAGTAATGGTGATTTCGGTCCTAACCTTTTCATATATAATGGTTTGTTAGGTGTAGTTAAGCAAACTGGAAAGTTTGAGGAAATAGATGCCATTCTGTGTGAGATGGAGCAAGATGAAATCACCTATAATGTTGTGACCTATAACACCTTGATGGCAATTTACATTGAGAAAGGTGAATGTGACAAAGCTCTCAATATGCTTGAGGAGATCCAGAGAAACGGCGTTACTCCATCCCCGGTATCCTATTCTGAAGCCCTGTTGGCATATCGGAGAATGCAAGATGGCTATGGAGCTCTGCGTTTCTTTGTTGAGTTTAGAGAAAAATATCGTCGAGGTGAAATAGGTAGGGATGGTGACGGGGAAGATTGGGAGAAAGAACTCTCAAAGCTTGAGAAGTTTACAATCCGTATTTGCTATCAGAAAATGCGCGGTTGGCTTGTCAGTAGTGAGAACTTGAGCAACAATGTGTTAAAGTTTCTTGTTGATATGGACAATGCTCGTGTTCCACTGCCACGGGATGAACTTGAACGACTTGCATGGGCTTGTACCCGTGAAGACCACTACAATGTTATAAAAGAGCTGTACGTCCGGATCAGAGTACGGTATGATAAGATCAGCTTGTCTGTCTGCAACCATGTCATTTGGTTGATGGGGAAAACCAAGAAGTGGTGGGCAGCTTTGGAAATATATGAAGATTTATTAGACAAAGGGCCGAAGCCGAACAACTTGTCATATGAACTGATGATGTCTCACTTCAACTTTCTGCTCAGTGCAGCCCAGAAAAAAGGCACTTGGAGATGGGGTATCAGGTTGTTAAAcaagatggaagagaaaggcCTAAAACCTGGAAGTAGGGAATGGAATGCAGTTCTTGTCGCCTGTTCAAAAGCTTCGGAAACTACAGCAGCTGTGCAAATATTTAAGAGAATGGTGGAAAATGGTGAAAAGCCTACTGTAATTTCATATGGGGCTTTATTGAGTGCTCTTGAAAAGGGAAAACTCTATGAAGAAGCCCTCCGCGTGTGGGATCATATGATCAAGGTTGGGATTGAACCAAATGCCTATGCCTACACAATTATGGCTTCAATTTATACTGCACAAGGAAATTTCAGTAGAGTTGATGCCATCGTCAGGGAGATGGTTGCAGTAGGAATTGAGGTAACTGTTGTGACATACAATGCGATAATTAGTGGTTCTGCACGGAATGGTATGAGCAGCGCAGCGTATGAATGGTTTCACCGTATGAAAGTTCAGGACATCGCTCCCAATGAGATTACTTACGGAATGCTGATTGAGGCCCTTGCAAAAGATGGAAAACCAAGGCTGGCATATGAGTTATATTTGAGAGCCCAGAAGGAAGGACTTGAACTTTCTTCAAAAGCTTATGATGCAGTTGTGCAATCCGCTCAGGCTTATGGCGCCACCATCGATTTCGGTGTTTTGGGGCCTCGTCCTGCAGATAAAAAGAAGAATGTGCAGATTAGAAAAACATTCACTGAATTCTGCAACTTGGCTGATGTTCCCAGGAGAAGTAAACCATTTGATAGAAGAGAAATTTATCACTCACAGACACGACAAAGAACATAA
- the LOC130729629 gene encoding uncharacterized membrane protein At3g27390-like — protein sequence MEPPTGFCASLSSFIRFLPFFIGLLLLGNIKGVIFFPLTCLIITIGNSAIILGLWPAHVVWTYYCVVRAKHIGPFLKLIICTCVLPVLLISWPLVGILGSIVGGAALGYLSPIFATFEAVEEGKDDKLFHCFIDGTWSTLERSCMVVRDVRDVCFYSYFSVMDDLREKGPPNRKYYEIRLHYLPGALMATVIGIIVDVPVISFIALCKGPYMLFKGWHRLFHDLIGREGPFLETICVPFAGLAILLWPLAVTGAVLASMLASFFLGAYAGVVAYQESSFKSGLWYVVASLSLYDEYCNDILDMPEGTCFPRPQYRKKVDSSQRTSRLNSISGGSSRKAPSRTSSVRNNIAELKSLELLDCLFSECFRVGGKMISEGLITGKDIEEAGSSKGSSVISIGLLAYCLLQGLLRSAKASSMGILISDDTELTTSNRPSEIFFEWFLNPLLIIKEQIKAENLSASEEDYLCKLVLLGGDSERLKSSTIGPAPESEVKRAELDALARRLRGITKSMTRFPTFKRRFDDLVRTLSDDHAEKHGAPAMTRSKSAFGRLISLKSFRGTRTNGSVQGSQHVARDEESS from the exons ATGGAACCTCCTACGGGATTTTGTGCTTCCTTGTCGAGCTTCAttcgatttcttcctttcttcattGGGCTTCTGCTTCTTGGCAACATCAAAG GTGTCATTTTCTTCCCATTGACATGCTTAATAATAACAATTGGCAACTCTGCTATCATACTTGGACTTTGGCCTGCACATGTTGTTTGGACATATTACTGCGTTGTGAG AGCTAAGCACATAGGGCCTTTTCTGAAGCTTATTATCTGCACATGTGTACTACCAGTGCTGTTGATTTCATGGCCGCTGGTTGGTATTCTTGGAAGCATTGTAGGTGGAGCCGCCTTGGGATATCTTTCACCAATATTTGCAACTTTTGAAGCTGTAGAGGAAGGAAAAGATGATAAGCTCTTCCACTGTTTCATT GATGGTACGTGGAGCACTTTAGAAAGGAGCTGCATGGTTGTTAGGGATGTAAGAGATGTTTGTTTCTATTCCTACTTTTCAGTTATGGATGACCTACGAGAAAAGGGACCTCCAAATAGAAAATACTATGAGATCAG GCTGCATTATCTTCCTGGTGCTTTAATGGCTACAGTTATCGGAATCATAGTTGATGTGCCGGTTATTTCATTTATTGCCCTATGCAAAGGCCCTTACATGCTTTTCAAAGGGTGGCACCGGTTGTTTCATGACCTCATTGGCCGTGAAGGCCCTTTCTTGGAGACAATATGTGTACCTTTTGCAGGTCTTGCCATCCTTCTGTGGCCACTGGCTGTTACTGGGGCAGTTTTGGCATCCATGTTAGCAAGTTTCTTTCTTGGTGCTTATGCAGGGGTTGTTGCATATCAG GAATCTTCTTTCAAGTCGGGCCTTTGGTATGTCGTTGCATCTTTGTCTCTTTATGATGAATACTGCAATGATATTCTTGACATGCCAGAAGGAACTTGCTTCCCTAG GCCTCAATATCGGAAAAAGGTTGATTCATCACAGAGAACTTCTCGTTTAAATTCCATCTCAGGAGGCTCCTCCCGAAAAGCTCCGTCTCGCACATCTTCAGTGAGAAATAATATTGCCGAGTTGAAATCACTTGAG CTGCTGGATTGCTTATTCAGTGAGTGTTTCCGTGTAGGAGGAAAAATGATTTCTGAAGGTCTAATTACAGGCAAAGATATAGAAGAAGCCGGATCCAGTAAAGGGAGTAGTGTTATTAGTATTGGCTTGCTAGCATATTGCCTGCTCCAGGGACTCTTGCGCTCTGCGAAAGCCAGTTCAATGGGTATATTGATCA GTGATGATACTGAACTAACAACCTCAAACAGACCAAGTGAGATATTCTTTGAATGGTTCCTTAATCCGCTTTTGATCATTAAGGAACAAATCAAAGCTGAAAATCTTTCTGCCTCGGAAGAGGACTACCTCTGCAAATTAGTTCTCTTAGGTGGTGATTCCGAGAGATTGAAAAGCTCAACAATAGGCCCGGCTCCTGAGTCCGAGGTCAAGCGTGCTGAACTTGATGCATTGGCTAGAAG ACTGCGAGGGATCACAAAATCGATGACAAGGTTCCCAACCTTCAAGCGTCGCTTTGATGATCTCGTAAGAACATTATCTGATGATCATGCTGAGAAGCATGGAGCGCCTGCAATGACCAGATCAAAGAGTGCCTTTGGTAGATTGATTAGTTTAAAGTCTTTCAGAGGGACAAGAACAAATGGGTCTGTTCAAGGGTCTCAACATGTTGCAAGAGACGAAGAAAGTTCTTGA
- the LOC130729628 gene encoding vacuolar-processing enzyme-like codes for MNRWISFLIPLIALLWMSMAVTGDHQSSTEGKRWALLVAGSNEFYNYRHQADICHAYQILKKGGLPDENIIVFMYDDIAYNKENKWPGKIFNSPNGPNVYEGVPKDYTGDAVSVENFFAVLSGNKSATTGGSGKVLDSGPDDIIFIYYTDHGDAGIVSMLDDMITANDLVDALKKKHAANSYKKMVIYLEACESGSMFEGLLPDDINIYATTAANAEENSWGYYCLIKEYGTCLGDLYSISWMEDSDKHDPRSETLERQYEHVRKRTISPPTMHSHVMQYGDMRMSSDYLATYIGSPSHEEVYQNFNLPTNNAIPFSDPSELVSQRDARLFYLRHKLEKAMDGSNEKLQAQKELDAEMAHREHVDKSVHLIGNLLFGEDKSSNTMVHVRPAGQPLVDDWECFKTLIKTYKKHCGALSRYGRKYTRAFANMCNAGISEKQLIAASLQACPWKTQAS; via the exons atgaatcgCTGGATCAGCTTCTTGATTCCGCTGATAGCATTACTCTGGATGAGTATGGCAGTGACTGGTGATCACCAGTCATCAACAGAGGGAAAGAGATGGGCTTTGCTGGTTGCTGGTTCTAATGAGTTCTACAACTACAGGCACCAAGCTGATATTTGCCATGCCTACCAGATTCTGAAGAAAGGTGGTCTTCCAGATGAAAACATCATTGTTTTCATGTATGATGACATTGCCTAcaataaagaaaacaaatggCCTGGAAAAATATTTAACAGCCCAAATGGTCCAAATGTTTATGAAGGGGTTCCCAag GATTATACTGGAGATGCAGTGAGTGTAGAAAACTTCTTTGCTGTGCTTAGTGGCAACAAAAGTGCTACCACTGGAGGTAGTGGGAAGGTTTTGGACAGTGGCCCAGACgacatcattttcatttacTACACAGACCACGGCGATGCCGGCATAGTAT CCATGCTAGATGATATGATTACAGCCAACGACCTTGTAGATGCGTTGAAGAAGAAACATGCCGCAAATTCATATAAAAAGATG GTGATATACTTGGAAGCATGTGAATCTGGGAGCATGTTTGAAGGACTTCTTCCAGATGACATAAACATCTATGCAACCACTGCTGCAAATGCAGAGGAAAATAGTTGGGGATATTACTGCTTAATAAAAGAGTATGGCACTTGTCTGGGAGACCTCTACAGCATTTCATGGATGGAAGACag TGACAAGCATGATCCGAGGTCAGAAACTCTGGAAAGACAATATGAACAT gttCGCAAGAGAACAATTAGTCCTCCAACAATGCATTCTCACGTAATGCAATATGGAGATATGAGGATGAGCAGTGATTATCTTGCCACATACATTGGTTCACCCAGTCATGAAGAAGTTTATCAAAACTTCAATCTCCCCACCAATAATGCAATTCCATTTAGTGATCCATCAGAACTTGTTAGCCAACGAGATGCACGCTTATTTTATCTAAGGCATAAG TTGGAAAAGGCAATGGATGGTTCTAATGAGAAGTTACAAGCTCAGAAAGAGTTAGATGCTGAAATGGCTCACAGGGAGCATGTGGATAAGAGTGTCCATCTCATAGGGAACCTCTTGTTTGGAGAAGACAAAAGCTCCAACACCATGGTTCATGTTCGTCCGGCAGGGCAGCCTCTTGTTGATGACTGGGAATGTTTTAAGACACTG ATAAAAACTTACAAGAAGCACTGCGGAGCTTTATCAAGGTATGGAAGGAAATACACAAGGGCCTTTGCCAACATGTGCAATGCTGGAATTTCTGAGAAGCAATTGATTGCAGCATCATTGCAAGCTTGTCCTTGGAAAACCCAGGCTTCTTAG